One segment of Peromyscus leucopus breed LL Stock chromosome 5, UCI_PerLeu_2.1, whole genome shotgun sequence DNA contains the following:
- the Znf346 gene encoding zinc finger protein 346 isoform X1, which yields MECPTPSAGEAADPGGAGPCNSSEEQEGREPDGVRFDHERARRLLEAVSGAQPAGREEVEHMIQKNQCLFTSTQCKVCCAMLISESQKLAHYQSKKHANKVKRYLAIHGVETLKGDVKRLDSDQKSSKSKDKNHCCPICNTTFSSPVVARSHYLGKTHAKNLKLKQQSTKGAALSKHLTNPFLVAFTLALHQNREMLDPDKFCSLCHSTFNDPAMAQQHYMGKRHRKQETKLKLMAHYGRLADPAVSDFPAGKGYPCKTCKIVLNSIEQYQAHVSGFKHKNQSPRTVVSPVSRTPVQTQPPPKDSSVAED from the exons ATGGAGTGTCCTACGCCTAGTGCTGGGGAGGCTGCGGACCCTGGAGGGGCCGGACCGTGCAACAGCTCCGAGGAGCAGGAGGGTCGGGAACCGGACGGGGTGCGCTTCGACCACGAGAGGGCGCGCCGCCTGTTGGAAGCTGTGTCCGGGGCGCAGCCGgcggggagggaggaag TGGAGCACATGATCCAGAAGAACCAGTGTCTCTTCACCAGCACCCAGTGTAAAGTCTGCTGCGCCATGCTGATTTCTGAGTCCCAGAAGCTGGCACATTACCAG AGCAAAAAACATGCCAACAAAGTGAAGAGATACCTAGCAATCCATGGAGTGGAGACACTAAAGGGGGACGTCAAGAGGCTAGACTCAGATCAG aagagcagcaaaagcaaagacaagaaccACTGCTGCCCCATCTGTAACACGACCTTCTCCTCCCCTGTGGTGGCACGGTCACACTACCTGGGGAAGACCCACGCCAAGAACTTAAAGCTGAAGCAGCAGTCCACTAAGGGGGCAG CTCTGTCGAAACACCTTACAAATCCTTTCCTTGTGGCCTTCACCTTAGCCTTGCACCAGAACAGAGAGATGCTAGACCCAGACAAGTTCTGCAGCCTCTGCCATTCAACTTTCAACGACCCTGCCATGGCTCAACAGCACTATATGGGcaagagacacaggaagcaggagaCTAAGCTCAAACTCATGGCACACTACGGGCGGCTGGCGGACCCTGCCGTCTCTGACTTCCCAG CTGGGAAGGGCTACCCCTGCAAGACGTGTAAGATAGTGCTGAACTCCATAGAACAGTACCAAGCTCACGTCAGTGGCTTCAAACACAAGAACCA GTCCCCCAGAACAGTGGTGTCACCCGTGAGCCGGACACCAGTGCAGACGCAGCCCCCTCCGAAGGACTCAAGTGTGGCGGAAGACTAG
- the Znf346 gene encoding zinc finger protein 346 isoform X2, whose amino-acid sequence MECPTPSAGEAADPGGAGPCNSSEEQEGREPDGVRFDHERARRLLEAVSGAQPAGREEVEHMIQKNQCLFTSTQCKVCCAMLISESQKLAHYQSKKHANKVKRYLAIHGVETLKGDVKRLDSDQSSKSKDKNHCCPICNTTFSSPVVARSHYLGKTHAKNLKLKQQSTKGAALSKHLTNPFLVAFTLALHQNREMLDPDKFCSLCHSTFNDPAMAQQHYMGKRHRKQETKLKLMAHYGRLADPAVSDFPAGKGYPCKTCKIVLNSIEQYQAHVSGFKHKNQSPRTVVSPVSRTPVQTQPPPKDSSVAED is encoded by the exons ATGGAGTGTCCTACGCCTAGTGCTGGGGAGGCTGCGGACCCTGGAGGGGCCGGACCGTGCAACAGCTCCGAGGAGCAGGAGGGTCGGGAACCGGACGGGGTGCGCTTCGACCACGAGAGGGCGCGCCGCCTGTTGGAAGCTGTGTCCGGGGCGCAGCCGgcggggagggaggaag TGGAGCACATGATCCAGAAGAACCAGTGTCTCTTCACCAGCACCCAGTGTAAAGTCTGCTGCGCCATGCTGATTTCTGAGTCCCAGAAGCTGGCACATTACCAG AGCAAAAAACATGCCAACAAAGTGAAGAGATACCTAGCAATCCATGGAGTGGAGACACTAAAGGGGGACGTCAAGAGGCTAGACTCAGATCAG agcagcaaaagcaaagacaagaaccACTGCTGCCCCATCTGTAACACGACCTTCTCCTCCCCTGTGGTGGCACGGTCACACTACCTGGGGAAGACCCACGCCAAGAACTTAAAGCTGAAGCAGCAGTCCACTAAGGGGGCAG CTCTGTCGAAACACCTTACAAATCCTTTCCTTGTGGCCTTCACCTTAGCCTTGCACCAGAACAGAGAGATGCTAGACCCAGACAAGTTCTGCAGCCTCTGCCATTCAACTTTCAACGACCCTGCCATGGCTCAACAGCACTATATGGGcaagagacacaggaagcaggagaCTAAGCTCAAACTCATGGCACACTACGGGCGGCTGGCGGACCCTGCCGTCTCTGACTTCCCAG CTGGGAAGGGCTACCCCTGCAAGACGTGTAAGATAGTGCTGAACTCCATAGAACAGTACCAAGCTCACGTCAGTGGCTTCAAACACAAGAACCA GTCCCCCAGAACAGTGGTGTCACCCGTGAGCCGGACACCAGTGCAGACGCAGCCCCCTCCGAAGGACTCAAGTGTGGCGGAAGACTAG
- the Znf346 gene encoding zinc finger protein 346 isoform X4 — protein MECPTPSAGEAADPGGAGPCNSSEEQEGREPDGVRFDHERARRLLEAVSGAQPAGREEVEHMIQKNQCLFTSTQCKVCCAMLISESQKLAHYQSKKHANKVKRYLAIHGVETLKGDVKRLDSDQSSKSKDKNHCCPICNTTFSSPVVARSHYLGKTHAKNLKLKQQSTKGAALHQNREMLDPDKFCSLCHSTFNDPAMAQQHYMGKRHRKQETKLKLMAHYGRLADPAVSDFPAGKGYPCKTCKIVLNSIEQYQAHVSGFKHKNQSPRTVVSPVSRTPVQTQPPPKDSSVAED, from the exons ATGGAGTGTCCTACGCCTAGTGCTGGGGAGGCTGCGGACCCTGGAGGGGCCGGACCGTGCAACAGCTCCGAGGAGCAGGAGGGTCGGGAACCGGACGGGGTGCGCTTCGACCACGAGAGGGCGCGCCGCCTGTTGGAAGCTGTGTCCGGGGCGCAGCCGgcggggagggaggaag TGGAGCACATGATCCAGAAGAACCAGTGTCTCTTCACCAGCACCCAGTGTAAAGTCTGCTGCGCCATGCTGATTTCTGAGTCCCAGAAGCTGGCACATTACCAG AGCAAAAAACATGCCAACAAAGTGAAGAGATACCTAGCAATCCATGGAGTGGAGACACTAAAGGGGGACGTCAAGAGGCTAGACTCAGATCAG agcagcaaaagcaaagacaagaaccACTGCTGCCCCATCTGTAACACGACCTTCTCCTCCCCTGTGGTGGCACGGTCACACTACCTGGGGAAGACCCACGCCAAGAACTTAAAGCTGAAGCAGCAGTCCACTAAGGGGGCAG CCTTGCACCAGAACAGAGAGATGCTAGACCCAGACAAGTTCTGCAGCCTCTGCCATTCAACTTTCAACGACCCTGCCATGGCTCAACAGCACTATATGGGcaagagacacaggaagcaggagaCTAAGCTCAAACTCATGGCACACTACGGGCGGCTGGCGGACCCTGCCGTCTCTGACTTCCCAG CTGGGAAGGGCTACCCCTGCAAGACGTGTAAGATAGTGCTGAACTCCATAGAACAGTACCAAGCTCACGTCAGTGGCTTCAAACACAAGAACCA GTCCCCCAGAACAGTGGTGTCACCCGTGAGCCGGACACCAGTGCAGACGCAGCCCCCTCCGAAGGACTCAAGTGTGGCGGAAGACTAG
- the Znf346 gene encoding zinc finger protein 346 isoform X3, protein MECPTPSAGEAADPGGAGPCNSSEEQEGREPDGVRFDHERARRLLEAVSGAQPAGREEVEHMIQKNQCLFTSTQCKVCCAMLISESQKLAHYQSKKHANKVKRYLAIHGVETLKGDVKRLDSDQKSSKSKDKNHCCPICNTTFSSPVVARSHYLGKTHAKNLKLKQQSTKGAALHQNREMLDPDKFCSLCHSTFNDPAMAQQHYMGKRHRKQETKLKLMAHYGRLADPAVSDFPAGKGYPCKTCKIVLNSIEQYQAHVSGFKHKNQSPRTVVSPVSRTPVQTQPPPKDSSVAED, encoded by the exons ATGGAGTGTCCTACGCCTAGTGCTGGGGAGGCTGCGGACCCTGGAGGGGCCGGACCGTGCAACAGCTCCGAGGAGCAGGAGGGTCGGGAACCGGACGGGGTGCGCTTCGACCACGAGAGGGCGCGCCGCCTGTTGGAAGCTGTGTCCGGGGCGCAGCCGgcggggagggaggaag TGGAGCACATGATCCAGAAGAACCAGTGTCTCTTCACCAGCACCCAGTGTAAAGTCTGCTGCGCCATGCTGATTTCTGAGTCCCAGAAGCTGGCACATTACCAG AGCAAAAAACATGCCAACAAAGTGAAGAGATACCTAGCAATCCATGGAGTGGAGACACTAAAGGGGGACGTCAAGAGGCTAGACTCAGATCAG aagagcagcaaaagcaaagacaagaaccACTGCTGCCCCATCTGTAACACGACCTTCTCCTCCCCTGTGGTGGCACGGTCACACTACCTGGGGAAGACCCACGCCAAGAACTTAAAGCTGAAGCAGCAGTCCACTAAGGGGGCAG CCTTGCACCAGAACAGAGAGATGCTAGACCCAGACAAGTTCTGCAGCCTCTGCCATTCAACTTTCAACGACCCTGCCATGGCTCAACAGCACTATATGGGcaagagacacaggaagcaggagaCTAAGCTCAAACTCATGGCACACTACGGGCGGCTGGCGGACCCTGCCGTCTCTGACTTCCCAG CTGGGAAGGGCTACCCCTGCAAGACGTGTAAGATAGTGCTGAACTCCATAGAACAGTACCAAGCTCACGTCAGTGGCTTCAAACACAAGAACCA GTCCCCCAGAACAGTGGTGTCACCCGTGAGCCGGACACCAGTGCAGACGCAGCCCCCTCCGAAGGACTCAAGTGTGGCGGAAGACTAG
- the Znf346 gene encoding zinc finger protein 346 isoform X5 — MECPTPSAGEAADPGGAGPCNSSEEQEGREPDGVRFDHERARRLLEAVSGAQPAGREEVEHMIQKNQCLFTSTQCKVCCAMLISESQKLAHYQSKKHANKVKRYLAIHGVETLKGDVKRLDSDQKSSKSKDKNHCCPICNTTFSSPVVARSHYLGKTHAKNLKLKQQSTKGAALSKHLTNPFLVAFTLALHQNREMLDPDKFCSLCHSTFNDPAMAQQHYMGKRHRKQETKLKLMAHYGRLADPAVSDFPGPPEQWCHP; from the exons ATGGAGTGTCCTACGCCTAGTGCTGGGGAGGCTGCGGACCCTGGAGGGGCCGGACCGTGCAACAGCTCCGAGGAGCAGGAGGGTCGGGAACCGGACGGGGTGCGCTTCGACCACGAGAGGGCGCGCCGCCTGTTGGAAGCTGTGTCCGGGGCGCAGCCGgcggggagggaggaag TGGAGCACATGATCCAGAAGAACCAGTGTCTCTTCACCAGCACCCAGTGTAAAGTCTGCTGCGCCATGCTGATTTCTGAGTCCCAGAAGCTGGCACATTACCAG AGCAAAAAACATGCCAACAAAGTGAAGAGATACCTAGCAATCCATGGAGTGGAGACACTAAAGGGGGACGTCAAGAGGCTAGACTCAGATCAG aagagcagcaaaagcaaagacaagaaccACTGCTGCCCCATCTGTAACACGACCTTCTCCTCCCCTGTGGTGGCACGGTCACACTACCTGGGGAAGACCCACGCCAAGAACTTAAAGCTGAAGCAGCAGTCCACTAAGGGGGCAG CTCTGTCGAAACACCTTACAAATCCTTTCCTTGTGGCCTTCACCTTAGCCTTGCACCAGAACAGAGAGATGCTAGACCCAGACAAGTTCTGCAGCCTCTGCCATTCAACTTTCAACGACCCTGCCATGGCTCAACAGCACTATATGGGcaagagacacaggaagcaggagaCTAAGCTCAAACTCATGGCACACTACGGGCGGCTGGCGGACCCTGCCGTCTCTGACTTCCCAG GTCCCCCAGAACAGTGGTGTCACCCGTGA